The following are encoded together in the Desulfobacterales bacterium genome:
- a CDS encoding AMP-binding protein, whose protein sequence is MEHRDALKQYSIPQLLRWRVNTSGDKIALREKDFGVWNCYSWNQYYDFVRKVGLGLRKIGFEKGDRLATISDNIPEVLYVAIGAQAVGGISAGIYQTSLPHEIGSILDYLGVSIVFCNDQEQVDKVVEVRDKIPNVKKVIYEDPRGMRGYQADDWFMSIQDLYQLGENAHREAPELFDALVNDGKPDDVCHLCLTSGTTGLPKGAMLTHRNYINMGLQLTAVDPLAETDEYLSFLPFAWIGEQMNSFGVAMATGIAVNFPESVETAMEDLKEIGPHFMFGAPRIYETIRSRIWLKIDESYWLNRMLYYYFMKVGEAAAQYRMAGRNMPLKLRFSAWIGKQIIFRPLVNQIGLLRLRRAYTGGAALGPELFTFYQAIGVNLKQIYGQTEIVGIAYMHRDGDVRPDTVGKPLPGTECRISEKGEILSRSESVTIGYYNMPDKTEEVLEGGWLHSGDAGYIDDNGHLVVIDRLSDVMHTQAGEMFSPMFLENRLKFSPYIKEAVIFGDKMAYVAALINIDPIVVGKWAEDRGISFTTFMDLSAKPEVAELVHEQIRKINHHAEKPHFRIRRFAILYKLLDVDDGELTKTGKIRRKFVREKFDELYQALYDDAITEKKVEALYQYQDGQTATVETIIRFYTMEEVR, encoded by the coding sequence ATGGAACACAGGGACGCGTTAAAGCAGTACAGTATTCCGCAACTGTTGCGATGGCGGGTGAACACCAGCGGCGATAAGATCGCCTTGCGGGAAAAGGATTTCGGCGTCTGGAACTGCTATTCCTGGAATCAGTACTATGATTTTGTCAGAAAAGTAGGCCTGGGGCTGAGAAAGATCGGCTTTGAAAAAGGGGACCGCCTCGCCACCATCAGTGACAATATACCGGAAGTGCTTTATGTGGCCATCGGCGCTCAGGCGGTTGGCGGCATTTCCGCCGGTATTTATCAGACGAGTTTGCCCCATGAAATCGGCTCGATTCTCGACTATTTGGGCGTGAGCATCGTTTTTTGTAACGATCAGGAGCAGGTCGATAAGGTGGTTGAGGTAAGGGATAAAATTCCGAACGTTAAAAAAGTGATTTATGAAGATCCGCGCGGAATGCGGGGGTATCAGGCCGACGATTGGTTTATGAGTATTCAGGATCTCTACCAACTTGGAGAAAATGCGCACCGGGAAGCCCCTGAGCTCTTTGATGCCCTGGTGAATGACGGCAAACCCGATGACGTGTGCCATCTGTGTTTGACTTCCGGAACCACCGGTTTGCCCAAGGGCGCCATGCTGACCCATCGCAATTACATCAACATGGGCCTTCAATTGACCGCGGTGGATCCCCTGGCGGAAACCGATGAGTACCTGTCATTTCTCCCCTTTGCCTGGATCGGGGAGCAGATGAATTCCTTCGGGGTCGCCATGGCCACCGGCATCGCCGTCAATTTTCCGGAGTCGGTAGAGACCGCTATGGAAGATCTCAAGGAAATTGGGCCGCATTTCATGTTCGGTGCGCCCAGAATCTATGAAACCATTCGCTCCCGAATCTGGCTTAAAATCGACGAGTCTTACTGGCTGAACCGAATGCTCTATTATTATTTTATGAAAGTCGGCGAGGCTGCGGCCCAATATCGCATGGCCGGCCGGAACATGCCGCTTAAACTTCGGTTTTCGGCCTGGATCGGAAAGCAAATCATTTTCAGACCGCTTGTCAACCAGATCGGATTGCTACGGTTGCGAAGAGCCTATACAGGCGGAGCGGCACTGGGGCCGGAGTTGTTTACCTTTTACCAGGCCATCGGGGTGAACCTGAAGCAGATTTACGGTCAAACTGAAATTGTGGGCATTGCCTATATGCACCGGGACGGCGATGTTAGGCCCGATACCGTGGGAAAGCCCTTGCCCGGAACGGAGTGCCGAATTTCCGAAAAAGGCGAAATTCTTTCCCGATCCGAATCGGTCACGATCGGATATTATAATATGCCGGATAAGACCGAAGAAGTGCTCGAAGGCGGCTGGCTGCATTCCGGGGACGCCGGATACATTGACGATAACGGGCATTTGGTGGTCATCGACCGGTTATCGGATGTGATGCATACGCAGGCCGGCGAGATGTTCAGCCCCATGTTTCTTGAAAACCGGCTCAAATTCAGCCCCTATATCAAGGAGGCGGTGATTTTCGGTGACAAGATGGCGTATGTGGCCGCGCTGATCAACATCGATCCCATTGTTGTGGGAAAATGGGCCGAGGACCGGGGCATTTCTTTTACCACGTTTATGGATCTTTCCGCTAAGCCGGAGGTGGCCGAGCTGGTGCATGAGCAGATTAGGAAGATCAACCACCATGCGGAAAAACCGCATTTTCGAATTCGACGATTCGCCATTTTGTACAAGCTTCTGGACGTGGATGACGGTGAGTTGACCAAAACCGGAAAAATCCGCAGAAAATTCGTTCGTGAAAAGTTTGATGAATTGTATCAGGCGCTTTATGATGACGCCATTACCGAGAAAAAAGTCGAAGCCCTGTATCAGTACCAGGACGGCCAAACGGCCACCGTGGAAACGATAATCCGCTTTTATACGATGGAAGAGGTCCGATGA
- a CDS encoding branched-chain amino acid ABC transporter permease, with translation MSYFFQLVVSGIVVGSIYALSGLGFVLIYKSSRVLNIAHGQIIAAGAFITYALTVWARVPIYISFGLSMIITFFLAMSVERIFLRRLIGEPIISVIMVTIGLMSILDGLVYLTPFGTENFSFPAFLPRTSIEWGGVSISWTQLVGVMITFILIGAFSWFFKKSTLGIAMRAVSDDQLAAMSIGISVPRVFGLAWAMAGLSAAAAGSIIGNITGLNFETLHAFGIVVFPVVILGGLDSILGAVVAGIIMGLIQQFAGGYLDGNLGLNGTGEVLPYIILLVILLFKPHGLFGIHEIERV, from the coding sequence ATGAGCTATTTTTTTCAATTGGTGGTCAGCGGGATCGTGGTCGGCTCCATTTACGCCCTTTCGGGACTCGGGTTTGTGCTGATATACAAATCCAGTCGGGTGCTCAATATTGCGCACGGACAGATCATCGCCGCAGGGGCCTTTATTACCTATGCCTTAACGGTATGGGCGCGGGTGCCGATTTACATCTCCTTTGGGCTTAGCATGATCATCACCTTTTTTCTCGCCATGAGCGTGGAAAGAATTTTCCTTAGACGCTTGATCGGGGAGCCGATCATTTCCGTGATCATGGTGACCATCGGGCTGATGTCCATTTTGGATGGATTGGTCTATCTAACGCCCTTTGGAACGGAGAACTTCTCCTTTCCGGCGTTTCTTCCCAGAACGTCGATTGAATGGGGAGGGGTTTCCATCTCGTGGACACAACTGGTGGGCGTGATGATCACCTTTATCCTGATTGGCGCTTTTTCCTGGTTCTTTAAAAAATCCACGTTGGGAATCGCCATGCGGGCCGTGTCGGACGATCAATTGGCCGCCATGTCCATCGGCATTTCCGTACCCCGAGTATTTGGCTTGGCCTGGGCCATGGCCGGCTTGAGCGCTGCGGCCGCCGGCAGTATTATCGGAAATATTACCGGTCTTAATTTTGAGACCCTTCATGCATTCGGGATCGTTGTGTTTCCGGTGGTTATTCTTGGCGGACTCGATTCGATTCTCGGCGCGGTGGTGGCCGGCATTATCATGGGGCTGATTCAACAGTTCGCCGGCGGCTATCTGGATGGTAACTTGGGGCTGAACGGAACCGGTGAGGTTTTGCCCTACATCATTTTGCTGGTCATTTTGCTGTTTAAACCTCACGGCTTGTTCGGAATTCATGAAATAGAGCGGGTGTAA
- a CDS encoding branched-chain amino acid ABC transporter permease, with protein sequence MMASNRWLATGNYFTSYKEEQRIFFTRLDQSVMCLFILALFVWPMLIEVDNKYMLVIDNILVATVAIIGLNLVTGFAGLISIGHAAFVGIGAYTIASFARVLGDSHVLLTHAWPVMIFISGLVGALFGAIVGLPALRLKHLYLAIATLSFQMIFQWTINFMDFFNQGQTISVGRVSWFTGTVSRSQHYLFWYYAILVVIIIAGFSVRNLLRTRYGRCLVAVRDNDRAADAMGMHPGFTKVYAFSLAGFLAGVAGALNAYLYRGVGIESFTLHASITYLAMAIVGGLGTLHGSFWGPAAIKLLDLQVEKLAEWSATFLPSGMNLATALRPLSFGLVIVLFLMFEPRGIANWWRIARSYVKLWPFRY encoded by the coding sequence ATGATGGCATCAAATCGTTGGTTGGCCACCGGTAATTATTTTACTTCCTATAAGGAAGAGCAGCGGATTTTTTTCACTCGCCTGGACCAATCCGTGATGTGCCTTTTTATTCTCGCACTCTTTGTCTGGCCCATGCTGATTGAGGTGGATAATAAATACATGCTTGTCATCGACAACATTCTGGTGGCGACGGTTGCCATTATCGGGCTGAACCTGGTGACCGGATTTGCCGGCTTGATTTCAATCGGCCATGCCGCCTTTGTGGGCATCGGGGCATACACCATCGCCTCTTTTGCAAGGGTTCTGGGAGATTCCCATGTTCTGCTGACGCACGCCTGGCCGGTGATGATTTTCATTTCGGGTTTGGTGGGGGCCTTGTTCGGTGCGATTGTCGGTTTGCCGGCCCTGCGCTTAAAGCATCTGTATCTGGCCATCGCGACCCTTTCCTTTCAAATGATTTTTCAGTGGACCATCAATTTTATGGATTTTTTCAACCAGGGCCAGACGATTTCCGTGGGAAGGGTTTCCTGGTTCACTGGCACCGTGTCGCGCAGTCAGCATTATCTTTTCTGGTATTATGCCATTTTGGTGGTGATTATTATCGCGGGCTTTTCCGTTCGAAATTTGTTGCGAACCCGCTACGGCAGATGCCTGGTTGCCGTGCGGGACAATGACCGGGCGGCCGACGCCATGGGAATGCATCCCGGGTTTACCAAGGTGTATGCCTTTTCACTGGCGGGCTTTCTGGCGGGGGTGGCCGGTGCGTTAAACGCCTATCTTTATCGGGGAGTCGGCATCGAATCCTTTACCCTGCATGCCTCCATTACGTATCTGGCCATGGCCATCGTGGGTGGCCTGGGCACGCTGCACGGCTCGTTTTGGGGTCCTGCGGCCATCAAATTGCTGGACTTACAGGTGGAAAAACTGGCGGAATGGTCGGCCACCTTTTTGCCCTCCGGCATGAACCTGGCGACAGCCCTGCGACCGCTCAGTTTCGGGCTGGTGATCGTTTTGTTTTTAATGTTTGAACCGCGGGGAATCGCCAACTGGTGGCGGATTGCCCGATCGTACGTTAAACTGTGGCCTTTCCGTTATTAA
- a CDS encoding ABC transporter substrate-binding protein produces the protein MKRHNMILRILVFSAVLMAISTPALAGNVYKMALSLAITGPTSDAGNPYAKGVEDFFNFVNETKVLGDDTIQCTIRDDQYNNDVTKRNFEDFMDQGIVFYLNYSTGSTLALKKDFEEEKMPVIPASFHAGNLIDSNYIFLPIASYSAQAIGLAEYVVKNHQGDTPKVAMFIHPSAFGRGPVEDLQKAVAAGLKMEIVEVVEHGKDLDNTAMLKRLMSKGVQYVISQTVQSPVATMLQDASRLGLVAGSFGEAGKITFLGCHYTGGNDLIALAGAAAENFYWTTSYIITNEPSAGADAQLALAKRYNRDEKAANSHNYANGMMVAQVATEVIRRAKAKGKQINKETLYEEMLAMNGDNAFSPGTTVGPVTFSATDKAGVDTLQLYAVKGGAFKSIGAPFIPEYTSKIK, from the coding sequence ATGAAAAGACATAACATGATTCTGCGGATACTAGTTTTTTCAGCTGTTTTGATGGCGATTTCAACACCCGCGCTGGCCGGAAACGTGTATAAAATGGCGTTGTCGCTTGCCATAACCGGACCGACGTCCGATGCCGGCAATCCCTATGCCAAGGGCGTTGAGGATTTTTTCAATTTTGTGAACGAAACAAAAGTGCTTGGAGATGACACCATTCAGTGCACGATTCGGGACGATCAGTACAATAACGATGTGACCAAAAGAAATTTCGAAGATTTCATGGATCAGGGCATTGTGTTTTATCTCAACTACTCAACGGGAAGCACGCTGGCCCTGAAAAAGGATTTCGAGGAAGAAAAAATGCCGGTCATTCCCGCGTCTTTTCATGCCGGCAACCTGATTGACTCAAATTATATTTTTCTTCCGATAGCGTCCTATTCCGCCCAGGCCATCGGTCTGGCCGAATATGTCGTTAAAAATCATCAGGGAGACACGCCGAAAGTCGCCATGTTCATTCATCCATCGGCGTTTGGTCGAGGGCCGGTGGAAGATCTTCAAAAAGCCGTTGCCGCCGGCCTTAAAATGGAAATTGTGGAGGTGGTGGAGCACGGCAAGGATCTCGATAACACGGCCATGTTGAAACGACTGATGAGCAAAGGCGTTCAATACGTGATCAGCCAGACTGTTCAATCACCGGTTGCCACCATGCTTCAGGATGCCAGCCGTCTCGGCCTGGTGGCCGGTTCTTTCGGCGAAGCGGGTAAAATCACCTTTCTGGGCTGCCATTACACGGGCGGAAACGATCTGATCGCGCTGGCCGGTGCGGCCGCCGAGAATTTTTACTGGACGACCTCTTACATCATCACCAATGAGCCGAGTGCAGGCGCGGATGCCCAGTTGGCGCTGGCAAAGAGATATAACCGCGATGAAAAAGCGGCCAACTCCCATAACTATGCGAACGGCATGATGGTGGCCCAGGTTGCTACCGAAGTGATTCGCCGGGCAAAGGCAAAAGGGAAGCAAATCAACAAGGAAACGTTATATGAGGAAATGCTTGCAATGAATGGAGACAACGCGTTTTCACCGGGCACCACGGTGGGGCCGGTCACCTTTTCCGCGACCGATAAAGCCGGTGTGGATACCCTTCAGCTTTATGCTGTTAAAGGGGGTGCCTTTAAATCCATCGGCGCTCCTTTTATTCCCGAGTATACAAGCAAAATCAAGTAG